ctgttgACCAATTAGCaaatgtgttcactaaggggttAAGTGGAAAAgtctttcatcctattttagtcaagttgggcatgttcgATATTTATGTTccaacttgaggaggagtgttaaAATAATGAATCTCTACCcaataggggtagttttgtctttttcttctttttcctcccttGGCtgattcctatttgatattccTATTAGAATCGGCAAGGGGAGCTTTCCTATTTTCAGTCTGAATGGTTGTAACTattttgattataaataaagggcttagtgatccatattgatcactcaagcattcaattTCAAAGGCTGTTAACAGGAGAAACAGCAGGAAGAGCCCAAGACCACCACGGATGGGCCTCAAAGTTCTGTTGAGGGTAGGTGATGGGGATAATTTTAATACTTCAAAAATTTAACCATAGTTGATGGCTAGATTGAAAGTAATGGCTacgaaacaaaattagaaactcaaCACAGATTTAGTAACTTACTGACATGGGTTTCTAACCATTAGATGAACCTAAAACCACAGTCGAAGGGAAGCAGAGTGATGGTCAACGGTATACTAGAAGGAGGCCTTCGATTGATAGTTGATGAAGCAATACATCAACTCAAAGTTTCTGCCAGAATCTCCAGATCCAAAAGATGCTGCAGATTTGTATGTGAATCTTCTAAACCAGCTTCTGTTGTAATCGACGGAGCAACCTTGTATGGAACACAAAGCAACAGTAGTAGTGGCAAAGGAGTCTCAGTAACTCTCAATATATCACTGGTTGCAaatttaatgaaaatagaacggaagagaagaagagaggcagggcatatgaccaaggcctctcacctatggccttggtcagTCTCTCACTGACCTTGGTCTCTCACCATAGCTGAATCACACAGCACATGCACaagcttctttttttcaaatctcTAAATCATGGGGGCCGTAGAGCAGCCCCTATTTTATTGATAATCCAAAGTAAAACCTCCCTTGTGTGGAGAAAAAGATCCTTCACAAAATACaatccataaaaaaagaaactacCCTAGCTTGCTTCCGAATCTCTGGTTGCACGGTTGCaccaaatagaaactaattaactagttaaaactagaaacaaagatcaaaataaaatcttcttGAAGCCTCCCATGCAAGCCACTTAAAAGGTCCCTTCATGGGCCGAGTTGGGTCTAAAAACTCAAACCACAGACCTATTGATGCTGCTGTAGACATTTGATTTTGTCACCTCGGGACCTCCTGACAAGGATACCTACAGCTGGCCACACTGGTCCCCATGGCTGGCTCATTTGGGGACCAAAATTGGACTGACTCGATAGGAGCAGGACTTGGCTGTTGTGACCTCTCTTCAAGCCCCAACTGCATCAGGGTGCATGACCATATATGAGAGGGTATGCCAATTTATGTGAGGATATATCTGAATTGccgtctgaaatttgacacgaAGCCAATCGATATCATGCACAAGATATCCAACGGTCAGAATTGGTACATCACTCTTCCATTTTGCGAAACACAGTGCATGCTGATATTGTTATTGGGTTAAGGCATGCAGAAACCTGTTCCCTTATAATTTCTACTTGGATGGTTCACCCTAAATATACTTAAATTAAGGCCCTGATGATGACCACGGTGAAGATGAAAACAATATTGATAACTTGTTTACAATCTTGCAAGAGGAACTTAGCAACTCAGACACCAAATGCAGTTTCAGAACTCTGAAAAAATGTGCATACGACAATAATGTAGGTCTAAACACTAATTAATGGGAAAGGAGTGAATAAATAATTATCCACAAAATAATGGTACCTGAAAGTAAAGGAAACAAGCAAACCGGGGAAGAGAATATCCCCAAAGCCAATCATATTATAGCCACCCCACGGATCAAAAACTCGAGGGAATTTTAAAAGCATAGGAATCGCTTCTCCACTCCTACTGTCACCACGAGCAACCTATAAATGAAAGCAGCAATCATGTATGTGAAATTTTGCATAACTTGATCTACATGTCTACAGATTTTGTTCCAACCATTCTGCACTCCTCCAATGCTGATCTAATCATAGAACAAAATGCAGAACAAGGTATACATTCATACAAAGATCAAGTTACAGACTGACAGTCTCGTAATCACATCCCAACCGCCAACAATAAGAGACAGCATTTAGGTaccaaataaattaattaattaacacAAAAAGGGAGGAATCAGACTTACCGCAATCATCACACTTTCACCAAAGAAGTAGGGTGACACGAAGACCCAAAATATGTCATATACAAATGCACACCAAAGAAGTACTGAAGCAACCTGAAAGAAAGATAATAATAATCAAAAGGCGTGCAGCACAAATGTATCAAAGTATGAGATTCTTTGTTTACGTACCTTTATGTTTGGCAATCTAGCAACTTGCAGGACTGTAATCATCAAACAGATACCCTGTATATGAGAAAGTTGAGCTTTAAAAAATGCAAATACAAAAACTTGAAAGGTCTTGCTAATCATCTCCACAAGTTAATCCAACAACGCACAATAAGACAATGATGTGGATGGACATAAAGCAGGGAAAATTGATCTAGTAGATCCAGAAAATATAATAGACAAGACTGCATTTGGATTTGAGACCAACTGTGACGACATTTAATATTTCAGTGCAGATTATCAAGATCTTGTAACAAATACACTACCCATGAAAAAGTGACAGATTTGAAGTTTAACATCTGAGAAGATTGAACAATGTTTTTGCTACATAAAATTACAGAATTAAATAAGTTTGAAACTGAATATAAGTTGTGCAGATCTGTGTGtgcacgagagagagagagagaggaagaaggtacAAAAGTCATTGAGAAGGCCCAAAAGGTCAAGGGGCACAAGAAAAGCCCTGAAGACCAGATGTCAAAAATCAATGGAACAGAAATATTTCACCAACTTCATCATATATACCTCAAAATTTCTCCATATTTTGAGCCCTGGGGAAACAGAAATTTTTTGCCAATTTTGACAGATTTCCCTCAAATTTTCATAGGTTAACAATTATACTTCTTCTGATCTACATAAACTGATTTAAGtagcttttgttcttgttttcttttcttttctttttttttggatgggggggagggaggggggggataAAAAATTAGCTTTTGTTCCTGTTCCTACTTACCAACTACAAATATTCATCTAAAGGACTACAAAAACTACATCAGCACCTTGGTAATACAACTATACAAGTGACAATATATATAACTTACAAGAAAATCTTGAAAGATCCAGGCATATGATGCATGCTGATTTGCAGCCCAGAAAATGGCAAGTGCCATACAGAAGGGTAATACTGCAATAGAGACAATGGATGTTTCCCCAAGAATAGGAAGGTTTACAGTGTTCCGCCCACAGTTTCTGCATATTCTGCAAAGAGCaaccaacaaaaaaaccaaGGATGAAAATTGGAATAGCAACAAACAGAGaagtaataaaatattaaatggTTCAGCAATAAATATATCCTCTTAGGCATACCTGAATATTAGAGTAActatgcaagaatgcattcccTGAAAAGTTTCGAAAAATCAATCTGATGAGAACAAAACATAAATACACCTACTGCACATATCAGACGAGCTGAACAGTTCAAGATTGGGTGGTTCCTCCCATCAGTAAAACAATAGACTCAAGAATTTCATTCATTCTTTATATCAATTCTAGAAATGAGCAACCAATCATACTTAATACTTGTCCAACATGCTAGCCCAATAAGCGCATTTAACCTCAAATGTTTTGTGGTAAACCTTTTGTACTCAGGCACAAGCATGCATTTATTCTCTTCTTGGAAAGAGGATACAGCCTTGCATTTATTTACTTGTTGTAGACGTGCTGAATTAACTACAGCCTTTTGGAAGGTTATGGTGAATCCTGGAGAGATGAAGGTGGAATCGTTATTCGATAAAATGGTATTTGATACACCTAATTGCAAATGGAATAGTGTTTTGGCAATTCCATTTGTGATCATTGCAGGCTGTGGAAAGAGCACGATGGGAGATTGTTTGAAAATATAGTGAGAGAAAAAGCAATAAGATATGTATCGATATTGGATCAATCTTTTATCATAGTACAAAAACCCGTTTtgtctcggtcgagatttcgagaatttcaAGTATCTCAGTCGAATCGAAATGAAATGCAccattgaattgaaaaaaaatgcaatatttcaaaattttcggaaatttcggtcatctcgtttcggaaatctcggtcattttggcatttttacacccacagaaaaaataccatatttcaacGAAATTTTGactcggtatctcggaaatttcggtcagaccgaaacaaaacaagattttaaaccttgattaTTATTCACTGGGCAttcacattttcaaaaattagatgaAGTAAATCTCAGGCTCTGTGGCTCACTTTCAAAATTCCAAACCATTATTTAGAGTTGTAATACAATTTCACAGTGCAAAGGCATGCTTATCACAGAATTTCTTTAAATATTAACAAAACTTCAAGTGCGTTACAATGCATTCATGAAATTATATAAGTCAATGCTGTTAATTTTCTAGTTGTATGCAATCATTACTTATTTTCCTCATAAAAAGAATCTTTGGAAGAACTGTATACCTCAATACAACCGATGCAGAAAAGTACAATCAGCAACCAGACGAACCAAGATGAGAGAAAGAAGTAGAGTAGCAGTAGAAAGGTGGATGCTGTTATGACAAAAATTACAGCACCCATTACATTAATATCAAGGATTTCCCTCTCAGTATCAGTTGTTCCAGCATTTGACGATTCCTAGCCATTGAAAAGCAGAGATTAATAAAATCCATCAACTGCATCTATTTTATATCTCAAATGTTTATGTGGAAATCCAGAATTTGGATAATATCATTTCTTATGAAAATCCAGATACCAAATAAAATGCAGCAACCATCTAATTAACAAATCTAATGTAAGCATGATACAAACTCAAAATGTCACATATTTCTTCATTGAAGAtgtttcttctcattttaaTCGGAATCATGTTAGACTGTTTGATACTCTTAGATATGGAAGAatagaagggaaaggaaaaccCAATAACTGCATTTACTTCATCAGTCaacaaacaaacaacaacaacaacaaactcagccttatcccaacttaatggggtcggctatatgAATCCAAACAAATAAAGTATGTAAAACTGAGGTCTAGACAAAAAAAGTGGaatgaagaaatggaaaaagaggacatgagaaagaagatgaaggatATAAACTAGGCTTCCCACCTAGAACTTGACTAGCATCCCACCAAGGGCTTCACTGCATCTCACAACAAAAAAGCTCTGAATTTCACAGAAATCAGTAAGCATAAGCTAAATTATTTCTCAAACTGTTCGGGTTTAGGGcctttttggtatgatttctttttcaatttcatggtgtcagaaattgaaattatggtgtttggtatgattttttcaCCTTATTTATGAGAAAATGAATCAATCTCATCTGAAATAGTGAAATAGCTGAGGACCCATTTCaatattgaaattgaaatcaatttcaagtcTATTCTGCGTtccactttaatgagcatgtaTTATTAACAGGGTTATTGACAttttaaaatgaaatgaaagCAAAATAACTCTATttcactgccaccaccaccttctcccaaagtttcatagtacgactcattagctttatgcttccatagttattgcagctttggagtttggatatcacctttatttttgtagatagCGCTacgatgcttctcctccattcatctagcatcTCCCTTGTGTTCATACTCCTGTTAAACAGATTTGTTAACCAATAAACCTCACAACCTTctagggttttccacacttctatagGAATCTCATCTAGGCTTGGTGTCTTGCCTGCTTTCATccttcttaaggcttctttaacttccgccacaCTAACCCTTCGTACATATCTACGCCGTATGGTgtcttgttgaataatgtactaGTCCGGTTCATTTCTATtcgacctatctccatttaataggtcacaaatatactcatcctacctcttcacaatgtcctcatcccttaccaacactttTACATCATCACCCTTGATACACCTCACCTGATCAAAATCTCTATtgttcctttctctcatcttagctatcttataaatagctttttccctttcttttgtgtttagatTTGTACAGAGAttctcatatttcttcgccctagccatccccaTGATCTTCCTACCTGCGGTTTTGGCATCTttatacctctttttatcctttgtttctttaatcctttgtcatgtcttaaagcaatctttcttggtcttaatggctgcttggacctcatcgTTTCAAATTAGCCTTACATGTTGATATAGGATACATTATTACGGGAGAATGTTTGAAACCaagcatctaatagaaagaccggtttacctAACCACTTACCCAGACTCTCTGACTataccatatggaatcacgtagccctttccgctcaCTCTAGATGAGGCTACATCCATTGGGTCCtaagccctaatcctaggtagcgactccatttattttaatgaaCATATAGCATGATCCCAAACCCCCGTCGCCAAGGGACCCCGATAATAATGCTTCGGACTGCCGGCCCAGAGGTCGCGACAACCACACAGCCCAAAAGAATTATAGCGCACAACATTTGGACAGCTAGGAAAAGGTTACTACATAATGAGTCATATGATTgagttttgttttgaattttggtAATTCTTAATCCACATAGTCCCATATCTATCAAACGGTTAAAATTGCCACATTAATGTTACCATTGATTTGATACCTGAAAAATGCATGAGTGAATATACTAGATGGTGTACCATATCATTGAAATGGATCATAATAGATGGCATGCAGACAATCCAAAAATTATTCCATCTATCAATAAGTTGGACAGACAATATCAGCCCTCCACATGACTAAAAGAAGGCTGCAAGACAAGGAATCACTTTCTTATCTGCTGAACAGGAAAACATTTTCcctaacaataataataatgataaaaatggcagtgatgatgaagaagatatgTTGGTCAAGCCCTTTTGTTATAATTCACTtatcaagaaaacataatttACACTGAGTGGAACAATTCTGAAAATGCTATAGGAAATATGTAATTCCAAATTTATAAATGCTAAATTACGATAATTAGACATATAACAAAACATCAACATGATTGttttttgaatgaaaaatatagaATCAGCAAAAATCTCTACATCAATTTCCAAATGAAAGAAAATGCACTGTATAAGTAGTGACTTAAGTAATTATATATAGACGGTACCTTTTGTGTCAACTGATTATAGGGCTCATCATTTTGCTCACATGCAATGAATTCAGACCAAACAGATGCCAAGATAATAGTCCCAACTGCCATTATCCATATAAAGAACTCTGACAAGTCCACAATTGGACTGTCTGGAGAATACAACAGAAGCTCCActgcattgaaaaaaaaaaaaaaagaacattgttATGCATATCTTTGTGTGTGTTTCAATAAGCAACAAGAAAAGAGATTTCAGTGACATTAAGGAGAAATAGATATACAGAAAATGGTTAATGGATACTTCACCATATGAAACCAAAAAGAGAACTATATATCCTTTACATAGGAGCAAAAAACTAGCAAAAGAATCTGATTGGCACTTTATAACATATGATTCATCAAGGACTCTAGTTTCTCTAAATAAGGCTGAACCAAATGTCACCAAATCTGGAAACCAAGACTTCAAGAAATTCTTCTTATAACTAGTCCATTCCATGAGTGAGCGACCGGTAGCAATGCATATCTGTTGTGgacttctttcctttccttaaaaaaaattccaataccTTGCCAACCAAATCTGCCAAAGGGTAGCATGAGGAACCATCCTCCACAGGACCCGACTTTTATTTTGCCCCAAACGGAGTCAAATAACATAAATCTCTAGGTGACATAGAATTGACTCCAAATAAAGAGTGTATAAACTGTAGCTACATCACAAAGACAAGGAGATGCCTAAAGGATTTGATGCAAATtcgtcaccgaaatgggcttatttctttagaaataagtctagggttgggttatatgtatgttgggcctttgatcccatgggttttctatgtaataggccacttttatgggcctaaaagaggggtatataggttgcatacgggattagcccaatatttagtctatttttatgtttttaattgaaccagtttaaattggttgcatctaattggttcaattggtctaatttaagtgaagtgatcctattggctaagaggttcttatatcctattgactagtagggaatcttctttattttaagtagtttaagttgtttttaagtcattaggactctattttgagtctattttagtttcctagtcagtttaagttacctaataggttaggaatTAGATTACggctttcctttttagagtaaaagtctatttttgagtcttttatataaggttgtaaggggggcaaagccttgaacacgaatttgattaatgaaaagctttttgtttgctgccatagttgctgccctgctcttttgagtgttgctctgttgagtgtgcatccttgtggttctatcaaggtggaaagggactggcggaatccggttgactccttacgccgtgacggctgggaggatcttcttcaattcgaaggtggttctatccttcacatctgttcaagctgctgccagtggaatctccagtaagtttgacacccaatttcttcttctaaccctctaatcctttcccccaattgatcccctttattttttgtttgaatcctataaaccctaactccattaaaccctagatcttgctgtccagttttacagaattttcaaaacacttaaaactctataatacctacattattagagtcctataaacctgcctagccataccccctaagccccctttccattatcctaacctaagccctagatttgacctacaactgcaattctgtcctactgaaactgcagaaccagcagcccctttgtttcttgttattggtcctgatttaattggcttctagtagggctttaccctatctagaactacattattttggtatcagagctatggcggagggaagctccaaccaagcctcgaaagacccacctcccttcgttttcaagacccgagttcgtctacccaatgggagcacagccatattagttgttgatgagaggcgacgtaacaacattatttcacaatctgtggtggatatgttgtcccagtcaggagagatttgcatcatgcctacaggtcaagtctttgttgaatttgagtgttcctcatactctgacggtgcttgatgtaagccggtaccatctccaaggagcgttATTGCGGTAGGTTGTAATTGGatggacgagcgacaaggttggattgaacctgaaaacaactcgtgtgtcctacctgatcgacaccgtctataccgtttgtttactctaaaagggttacaaccaaaggtgaccacatcgactgtacagccacagggactgccgaacatgtcaactcaaatgcaagtggcatcgactgtgtttgaagtttcaccaacgGCTGATGCGCCAAGAAGATTCTAGTAAAGCAGTCAATgttgaagaaaacaaagtagacaaagctgaaacagctgaagatgaagaggtggtttgACAGACTCCACGGAAATCGTTGGcattcaagatgttgttcttgaagaggtacagCTTGTGCCTCAAGTTTTACATGAGAAGGTTATCAACGTTGAAGACTCTATGAACCCGACATACATAGTTGATATTGATTTAAAGGTCGAACACATAGaatttgttatgccaccatgggtctttgaagagaaagcttcACGCTTTGAAGACTTCATCCCTAATGTTCCTGCATCACcaaaattttgtttgggaatggttgaagctgctacgcatatgttgtttccccctcatcactgtaaaattcgaggacgaattttttcaagttggggagagttgatgcaaattcgtcaccgaaatgggcttatttctttagaaataagtctagggttgggttatatgtatgttgggcctttgatcccatggattttctatgtaataggccacttttatgggcctaaaag
The sequence above is a segment of the Telopea speciosissima isolate NSW1024214 ecotype Mountain lineage chromosome 7, Tspe_v1, whole genome shotgun sequence genome. Coding sequences within it:
- the LOC122667901 gene encoding signal peptide peptidase-like 2, whose protein sequence is MAASATTTMTPLLFALRHVFLFFFVSFAAATGNSASKTPACHNITEQVLVKNWVDGSEGETLEGLSAKFGAFVPSQEDNALKLPAVFANPLNCCSSSSTKLSNSIALCMRGDCEFTVKAEVAQSGGASGLLVINDAEDISAAMSCYGNDTSLNVTIPVVMIAKSSGDVIKKLFEAGRKVELLLYSPDSPIVDLSEFFIWIMAVGTIILASVWSEFIACEQNDEPYNQLTQKESSNAGTTDTEREILDINVMGAVIFVITASTFLLLLYFFLSSWFVWLLIVLFCIGCIEGMHSCIVTLIFRICRNCGRNTVNLPILGETSIVSIAVLPFCMALAIFWAANQHASYAWIFQDFLGICLMITVLQVARLPNIKVASVLLWCAFVYDIFWVFVSPYFFGESVMIAVARGDSRSGEAIPMLLKFPRVFDPWGGYNMIGFGDILFPGLLVSFTFRYDRSNKKGILNGYFLWSTIGYGIGLLLTYLGLYLMNGNGQPALLYLVPCTLGTVVALGLWRGELKHLWNYGNSPSIESSGAV